One stretch of Phocoena phocoena chromosome 10, mPhoPho1.1, whole genome shotgun sequence DNA includes these proteins:
- the ACY1 gene encoding aminoacylase-1 isoform X4, with translation MASKRREGEHPSVTLFRQYLRIRTVQPEPDYGAAVAFLEERACQLGLGCQKVEVAAGRVVTVLTWPGTNPRLSSLLLNSHTDVVPVFKEHWSHDPFEAFKDADGYIYGRGAQDMKCVGIQYLEAVRRLKVEGHHFPRTIHMTFVPDEEIGGHQGMELFVKRPEFQALRAGFALDEGLANPTDAFTVFYSERSPWWVQVTSTGKPGHGSRFIEDTAAEKLAFEEQLQGWCQAAGEGVTFEFAQKWTEPRVTSTDDSDPWWAAFSGVCKDMNLTLEPEIFPAATDSRYLRAVGVPALGFSPMNHTPVLLHDHDERLHEAMFLRGIDIYTRLLPALASVPTLPSES, from the exons ATGGCCAGCAAGCGTCGTGAGGGCGAGCACCCATCCGTGACGCTCTTCCGTCAGTACCTGCGCATCCGCACCGTCCAACCCGAGCCCGACTACG GGGCTGCCGTGGCCTTCCTTGAGGAGAGAGCCTGCCAACTGGGCCTGGGCTGTCAGAAAGTGGAG GTGGCAGCTGGCCGTGTGGTGACTGTGCTGACCTGGCCAGGCACCAACCCCagactctcttccctcttgctcaACTCCCACACCGATGTGGTGCCTGTCTTCAAG gaacATTGGAGTCATGACCCCTTTGAAGCCTTCAAGGATGCTGACGGCTACATCTATGGCAGGGGCGCCCAGGACATGAAGTGTGTCGGCATCCA GTACCTGGAGGCTGTGAGGAGGCTGAAGGTTGAGGGCCACCATTTCCCCAGAACCATCCACATGACCTTTGTGCCAG atgaggagattgGGGGTCACCAAGGCATGGAGCTGTTTGTGAAGCGGCCCGAGTTCCAGGCCCTGAGGGCTGGCTTCGCCCTGGATGAGG GCCTGGCCAACCCCACTGACGCCTTCACTGTCTTTTACAGTGAGCGGAGCCCCTGGT gggtgcaggtcaCAAGCACCGGGAAGCCAGGCCACGGCTCACGATTCATTGAGGACACGGCAGCAGAGAAGCTG GCTTTCGAGGAGCAGCTGCAGGGCTGGTGCCAGGCGGCTGGCGAAGGGGTCACCTTCGAGTTTGCTCAG AAATGGACAGAGCCCCGAGTGACATCTACTGATGATTCAGACCCCTGGTGGGCAGCTTTTAGTGGGGTCTGCAAGGACAT GAACCTCACCCTGGAGCCGGAGATCTTCCCCGCTGCCACAGACAGCCGCTATCTTCGTGCG GTGGGGGTCCCAGCTCTGGGCTTCTCACCCATGAACCACACACCCGTGCTGCTCCACGACCACGATGAACGGCTGCATGAGGCCATGTTCCTCCGTGGGATCGACATATACACTCGGCTGCTGCCTGCCCTGGCCAGCGTGCCCACCCTGCCCAGCGAAAGCTGA
- the ACY1 gene encoding aminoacylase-1 isoform X5, whose product MASKRREGEHPSVTLFRQYLRIRTVQPEPDYGAAVAFLEERACQLGLGCQKVEVAAGRVVTVLTWPGTNPRLSSLLLNSHTDVVPVFKEHWSHDPFEAFKDADGLANPTDAFTVFYSERSPWWVQVTSTGKPGHGSRFIEDTAAEKLHKVVSSILAFREKERQRLQSDPQLKQGAVTSVNLTKLEGGVAYNVVPATMSASFDFRVAPDVDLKAFEEQLQGWCQAAGEGVTFEFAQKWTEPRVTSTDDSDPWWAAFSGVCKDMNLTLEPEIFPAATDSRYLRAVGVPALGFSPMNHTPVLLHDHDERLHEAMFLRGIDIYTRLLPALASVPTLPSES is encoded by the exons ATGGCCAGCAAGCGTCGTGAGGGCGAGCACCCATCCGTGACGCTCTTCCGTCAGTACCTGCGCATCCGCACCGTCCAACCCGAGCCCGACTACG GGGCTGCCGTGGCCTTCCTTGAGGAGAGAGCCTGCCAACTGGGCCTGGGCTGTCAGAAAGTGGAG GTGGCAGCTGGCCGTGTGGTGACTGTGCTGACCTGGCCAGGCACCAACCCCagactctcttccctcttgctcaACTCCCACACCGATGTGGTGCCTGTCTTCAAG gaacATTGGAGTCATGACCCCTTTGAAGCCTTCAAGGATGCTGACG GCCTGGCCAACCCCACTGACGCCTTCACTGTCTTTTACAGTGAGCGGAGCCCCTGGT gggtgcaggtcaCAAGCACCGGGAAGCCAGGCCACGGCTCACGATTCATTGAGGACACGGCAGCAGAGAAGCTG CACAAGGTTGTGAGCTCCATCCTGGCTTTTCGGGAGAAGGAGAGGCAGAG GCTCCAGTCAGACCCTCAACTGAAGCAGGGGGCCGTAACCTCCGTGAACCTGACTAAGCTAGAGGGTGGTGTAGCCTATAATGTGGTACCTGCCACTATGAGCGCCAGCTTTGACTTCCGCGTggcaccagatgtggacctgaaG GCTTTCGAGGAGCAGCTGCAGGGCTGGTGCCAGGCGGCTGGCGAAGGGGTCACCTTCGAGTTTGCTCAG AAATGGACAGAGCCCCGAGTGACATCTACTGATGATTCAGACCCCTGGTGGGCAGCTTTTAGTGGGGTCTGCAAGGACAT GAACCTCACCCTGGAGCCGGAGATCTTCCCCGCTGCCACAGACAGCCGCTATCTTCGTGCG GTGGGGGTCCCAGCTCTGGGCTTCTCACCCATGAACCACACACCCGTGCTGCTCCACGACCACGATGAACGGCTGCATGAGGCCATGTTCCTCCGTGGGATCGACATATACACTCGGCTGCTGCCTGCCCTGGCCAGCGTGCCCACCCTGCCCAGCGAAAGCTGA
- the ACY1 gene encoding aminoacylase-1 isoform X3, translating to MASKRREGEHPSVTLFRQYLRIRTVQPEPDYGTNPRLSSLLLNSHTDVVPVFKEHWSHDPFEAFKDADGYIYGRGAQDMKCVGIQYLEAVRRLKVEGHHFPRTIHMTFVPDEEIGGHQGMELFVKRPEFQALRAGFALDEGLANPTDAFTVFYSERSPWWVQVTSTGKPGHGSRFIEDTAAEKLHKVVSSILAFREKERQRLQSDPQLKQGAVTSVNLTKLEGGVAYNVVPATMSASFDFRVAPDVDLKAFEEQLQGWCQAAGEGVTFEFAQKWTEPRVTSTDDSDPWWAAFSGVCKDMNLTLEPEIFPAATDSRYLRAVGVPALGFSPMNHTPVLLHDHDERLHEAMFLRGIDIYTRLLPALASVPTLPSES from the exons ATGGCCAGCAAGCGTCGTGAGGGCGAGCACCCATCCGTGACGCTCTTCCGTCAGTACCTGCGCATCCGCACCGTCCAACCCGAGCCCGACTACG GCACCAACCCCagactctcttccctcttgctcaACTCCCACACCGATGTGGTGCCTGTCTTCAAG gaacATTGGAGTCATGACCCCTTTGAAGCCTTCAAGGATGCTGACGGCTACATCTATGGCAGGGGCGCCCAGGACATGAAGTGTGTCGGCATCCA GTACCTGGAGGCTGTGAGGAGGCTGAAGGTTGAGGGCCACCATTTCCCCAGAACCATCCACATGACCTTTGTGCCAG atgaggagattgGGGGTCACCAAGGCATGGAGCTGTTTGTGAAGCGGCCCGAGTTCCAGGCCCTGAGGGCTGGCTTCGCCCTGGATGAGG GCCTGGCCAACCCCACTGACGCCTTCACTGTCTTTTACAGTGAGCGGAGCCCCTGGT gggtgcaggtcaCAAGCACCGGGAAGCCAGGCCACGGCTCACGATTCATTGAGGACACGGCAGCAGAGAAGCTG CACAAGGTTGTGAGCTCCATCCTGGCTTTTCGGGAGAAGGAGAGGCAGAG GCTCCAGTCAGACCCTCAACTGAAGCAGGGGGCCGTAACCTCCGTGAACCTGACTAAGCTAGAGGGTGGTGTAGCCTATAATGTGGTACCTGCCACTATGAGCGCCAGCTTTGACTTCCGCGTggcaccagatgtggacctgaaG GCTTTCGAGGAGCAGCTGCAGGGCTGGTGCCAGGCGGCTGGCGAAGGGGTCACCTTCGAGTTTGCTCAG AAATGGACAGAGCCCCGAGTGACATCTACTGATGATTCAGACCCCTGGTGGGCAGCTTTTAGTGGGGTCTGCAAGGACAT GAACCTCACCCTGGAGCCGGAGATCTTCCCCGCTGCCACAGACAGCCGCTATCTTCGTGCG GTGGGGGTCCCAGCTCTGGGCTTCTCACCCATGAACCACACACCCGTGCTGCTCCACGACCACGATGAACGGCTGCATGAGGCCATGTTCCTCCGTGGGATCGACATATACACTCGGCTGCTGCCTGCCCTGGCCAGCGTGCCCACCCTGCCCAGCGAAAGCTGA
- the ACY1 gene encoding aminoacylase-1 isoform X1 has translation MASKRREGEHPSVTLFRQYLRIRTVQPEPDYGAAVAFLEERACQLGLGCQKVEVAAGRVVTVLTWPGTNPRLSSLLLNSHTDVVPVFKEHWSHDPFEAFKDADGYIYGRGAQDMKCVGIQYLEAVRRLKVEGHHFPRTIHMTFVPDEEIGGHQGMELFVKRPEFQALRAGFALDEGLANPTDAFTVFYSERSPWWVQVTSTGKPGHGSRFIEDTAAEKLHKVVSSILAFREKERQRLQSDPQLKQGAVTSVNLTKLEGGVAYNVVPATMSASFDFRVAPDVDLKAFEEQLQGWCQAAGEGVTFEFAQKWTEPRVTSTDDSDPWWAAFSGVCKDMNLTLEPEIFPAATDSRYLRAVGVPALGFSPMNHTPVLLHDHDERLHEAMFLRGIDIYTRLLPALASVPTLPSES, from the exons ATGGCCAGCAAGCGTCGTGAGGGCGAGCACCCATCCGTGACGCTCTTCCGTCAGTACCTGCGCATCCGCACCGTCCAACCCGAGCCCGACTACG GGGCTGCCGTGGCCTTCCTTGAGGAGAGAGCCTGCCAACTGGGCCTGGGCTGTCAGAAAGTGGAG GTGGCAGCTGGCCGTGTGGTGACTGTGCTGACCTGGCCAGGCACCAACCCCagactctcttccctcttgctcaACTCCCACACCGATGTGGTGCCTGTCTTCAAG gaacATTGGAGTCATGACCCCTTTGAAGCCTTCAAGGATGCTGACGGCTACATCTATGGCAGGGGCGCCCAGGACATGAAGTGTGTCGGCATCCA GTACCTGGAGGCTGTGAGGAGGCTGAAGGTTGAGGGCCACCATTTCCCCAGAACCATCCACATGACCTTTGTGCCAG atgaggagattgGGGGTCACCAAGGCATGGAGCTGTTTGTGAAGCGGCCCGAGTTCCAGGCCCTGAGGGCTGGCTTCGCCCTGGATGAGG GCCTGGCCAACCCCACTGACGCCTTCACTGTCTTTTACAGTGAGCGGAGCCCCTGGT gggtgcaggtcaCAAGCACCGGGAAGCCAGGCCACGGCTCACGATTCATTGAGGACACGGCAGCAGAGAAGCTG CACAAGGTTGTGAGCTCCATCCTGGCTTTTCGGGAGAAGGAGAGGCAGAG GCTCCAGTCAGACCCTCAACTGAAGCAGGGGGCCGTAACCTCCGTGAACCTGACTAAGCTAGAGGGTGGTGTAGCCTATAATGTGGTACCTGCCACTATGAGCGCCAGCTTTGACTTCCGCGTggcaccagatgtggacctgaaG GCTTTCGAGGAGCAGCTGCAGGGCTGGTGCCAGGCGGCTGGCGAAGGGGTCACCTTCGAGTTTGCTCAG AAATGGACAGAGCCCCGAGTGACATCTACTGATGATTCAGACCCCTGGTGGGCAGCTTTTAGTGGGGTCTGCAAGGACAT GAACCTCACCCTGGAGCCGGAGATCTTCCCCGCTGCCACAGACAGCCGCTATCTTCGTGCG GTGGGGGTCCCAGCTCTGGGCTTCTCACCCATGAACCACACACCCGTGCTGCTCCACGACCACGATGAACGGCTGCATGAGGCCATGTTCCTCCGTGGGATCGACATATACACTCGGCTGCTGCCTGCCCTGGCCAGCGTGCCCACCCTGCCCAGCGAAAGCTGA
- the ACY1 gene encoding aminoacylase-1 isoform X2 — MASKRREGEHPSVTLFRQYLRIRTVQPEPDYGAAVAFLEERACQLGLGCQKVEEHWSHDPFEAFKDADGYIYGRGAQDMKCVGIQYLEAVRRLKVEGHHFPRTIHMTFVPDEEIGGHQGMELFVKRPEFQALRAGFALDEGLANPTDAFTVFYSERSPWWVQVTSTGKPGHGSRFIEDTAAEKLHKVVSSILAFREKERQRLQSDPQLKQGAVTSVNLTKLEGGVAYNVVPATMSASFDFRVAPDVDLKAFEEQLQGWCQAAGEGVTFEFAQKWTEPRVTSTDDSDPWWAAFSGVCKDMNLTLEPEIFPAATDSRYLRAVGVPALGFSPMNHTPVLLHDHDERLHEAMFLRGIDIYTRLLPALASVPTLPSES, encoded by the exons ATGGCCAGCAAGCGTCGTGAGGGCGAGCACCCATCCGTGACGCTCTTCCGTCAGTACCTGCGCATCCGCACCGTCCAACCCGAGCCCGACTACG GGGCTGCCGTGGCCTTCCTTGAGGAGAGAGCCTGCCAACTGGGCCTGGGCTGTCAGAAAGTGGAG gaacATTGGAGTCATGACCCCTTTGAAGCCTTCAAGGATGCTGACGGCTACATCTATGGCAGGGGCGCCCAGGACATGAAGTGTGTCGGCATCCA GTACCTGGAGGCTGTGAGGAGGCTGAAGGTTGAGGGCCACCATTTCCCCAGAACCATCCACATGACCTTTGTGCCAG atgaggagattgGGGGTCACCAAGGCATGGAGCTGTTTGTGAAGCGGCCCGAGTTCCAGGCCCTGAGGGCTGGCTTCGCCCTGGATGAGG GCCTGGCCAACCCCACTGACGCCTTCACTGTCTTTTACAGTGAGCGGAGCCCCTGGT gggtgcaggtcaCAAGCACCGGGAAGCCAGGCCACGGCTCACGATTCATTGAGGACACGGCAGCAGAGAAGCTG CACAAGGTTGTGAGCTCCATCCTGGCTTTTCGGGAGAAGGAGAGGCAGAG GCTCCAGTCAGACCCTCAACTGAAGCAGGGGGCCGTAACCTCCGTGAACCTGACTAAGCTAGAGGGTGGTGTAGCCTATAATGTGGTACCTGCCACTATGAGCGCCAGCTTTGACTTCCGCGTggcaccagatgtggacctgaaG GCTTTCGAGGAGCAGCTGCAGGGCTGGTGCCAGGCGGCTGGCGAAGGGGTCACCTTCGAGTTTGCTCAG AAATGGACAGAGCCCCGAGTGACATCTACTGATGATTCAGACCCCTGGTGGGCAGCTTTTAGTGGGGTCTGCAAGGACAT GAACCTCACCCTGGAGCCGGAGATCTTCCCCGCTGCCACAGACAGCCGCTATCTTCGTGCG GTGGGGGTCCCAGCTCTGGGCTTCTCACCCATGAACCACACACCCGTGCTGCTCCACGACCACGATGAACGGCTGCATGAGGCCATGTTCCTCCGTGGGATCGACATATACACTCGGCTGCTGCCTGCCCTGGCCAGCGTGCCCACCCTGCCCAGCGAAAGCTGA
- the RPL29 gene encoding large ribosomal subunit protein eL29 encodes MAKSKNHTTHNQSRKWHRNGIKKPRSQRYESLKGVDPKFLRNMRFAKKHNKRGLKKMQANNAKAVSARAEAIKTLVKPKEVKPRIPTGGSRKLSRLAYIAHPRLGKRARARIAKGLRLCRPKSQAKAQTKAKAAGAAAAAAPAPAAAAAPAAAAAAAAAAAPAPAPAPAPKGAQAPTKAPE; translated from the exons ATGGCCAAGTCCAAGAACCACACCACGCACAACCAGT CCCGAAAATGGCACAGAAATGGCATCAAGAAACCCCGATCACAACGATATGAATCTCTTAAGGGG GTGGACCCCAAGTTCCTGAGGAACATGCGTTTTGCCAAGAAGCACAACAAGAGGGGCCTGAAGAAGATGCAGGCCAACAACGCCAAGGCCGTAAGTGCACGTGCTGAGGCTATCAAGACTCTCGTAAAGCCCAAGGAGGTCAAGCCCAGGATCCCAACGGGCGGCAGCCGCAAGCTCAGTCGACTTGCCTACATTGCTCACCCCAGGCTTGGGAAACGTGCTCGTGCCCGCATCGCCAAGGGTCTCAGGCTCTGCCGGCCAAAGTCCCAGGCTAAGGCTCAAACCAAGGCAAAGGCTGCAGGTGCCGCTGCGGCTGCGGCTCCGGCTCCAGCTGCGGCTGCGGCtccggctgcggctgcggctgcggctgcggctgcggctccggctccagctccagctccagctcccaaAGGTGCCCAGGCCCCCACAAAGGCTCCAGAGTAG